In one window of Poriferisphaera corsica DNA:
- a CDS encoding BCCT family transporter codes for MLSDDTSSPNPSHENQNHAPQNIDVPELPSVSFGPHFEMHPVVFPVGALIVLALVALTLFVPNANLESSFVSIRNWIGEHVGWLYVMTMTGFVLFALWLAFSRFGRIRLSKDNSPPEFSTLSWFAMLFSAGMGIGLLFWSVAEPIYHFNATPPGFAEGFDNERIAMAVTIFHWGLHPWALYAVVGLALAYFGFRRDMPLSFRSILHPILGDRVWGFTGDAIDVLAIIATLTGVATSLGIGAQQVNAGLSFLFGTPISLPIQYFIIAGITAIATISVVTGLATGIRRLSELNIALAAVLMLIVIIGSGVIAFISSTLDNTGAYLQLLPSSSLRTGAFSEEGRNWATAWTVFYWAWWIAWSPFVGMFIARISKGRTIREFVLGTLLLPTAVSIIWMTAFGSTTLRQHQTHLEYEQKAQNTELRDSLQGEYLPEFNVAVKGADGKLLENPDGTFKTETKQLTAVEYLSSDIVTDDNTQKISTLPTVLFAMIDGIFESKLLVVIGAGIATLCIILFFVTSSDSASMVIDIIASGGNPDPPVGTRLFWAISEGLVAALLLAAGGLNALQAASIIAALPFSIILLMAAWSLFRTLTREEVPRIHQPRARKQ; via the coding sequence ATGCTCTCCGACGATACGTCGTCTCCTAACCCGTCCCACGAAAACCAGAACCACGCACCGCAAAACATCGACGTCCCCGAGCTGCCTTCCGTCAGCTTCGGCCCGCATTTCGAAATGCATCCCGTCGTCTTCCCCGTCGGCGCTCTCATCGTCCTCGCACTCGTCGCGCTCACGCTCTTCGTCCCCAACGCCAACCTCGAATCTTCATTCGTCTCCATCCGCAACTGGATCGGCGAGCACGTCGGTTGGCTCTACGTCATGACCATGACCGGCTTCGTCCTCTTCGCACTCTGGCTCGCCTTCTCTCGCTTCGGACGCATCCGCCTTTCCAAGGACAACTCACCCCCCGAATTCTCAACCCTCTCATGGTTCGCCATGCTCTTCTCCGCCGGTATGGGCATCGGCCTCCTCTTCTGGTCTGTCGCAGAACCCATCTATCACTTCAACGCAACACCTCCCGGCTTCGCCGAAGGCTTCGACAACGAACGCATCGCCATGGCCGTCACCATCTTCCACTGGGGACTCCACCCTTGGGCGCTCTACGCCGTCGTCGGCCTCGCCCTCGCATACTTCGGCTTCCGACGTGACATGCCCCTCTCATTCCGTTCAATCCTCCATCCAATCCTCGGCGACCGCGTCTGGGGTTTCACCGGCGACGCCATCGACGTGCTCGCCATCATCGCAACACTCACCGGTGTCGCCACCTCCCTCGGCATCGGCGCTCAACAAGTCAACGCCGGCCTCTCCTTCCTCTTCGGCACACCCATCTCACTACCCATCCAATACTTCATCATCGCCGGCATCACCGCCATCGCCACCATCTCCGTCGTCACCGGCCTCGCCACAGGCATCCGCCGCCTCTCCGAACTCAACATCGCACTCGCCGCCGTCCTCATGCTCATCGTCATCATCGGCTCGGGCGTCATCGCATTCATCTCATCCACACTCGACAACACCGGCGCATACCTCCAACTCCTCCCCTCATCATCACTCCGCACCGGCGCATTCTCCGAAGAAGGTCGCAACTGGGCCACCGCGTGGACCGTCTTCTACTGGGCATGGTGGATCGCATGGTCACCATTCGTCGGCATGTTCATCGCACGGATCTCCAAAGGTCGTACCATCCGCGAGTTCGTCCTCGGCACGCTCCTCCTGCCAACAGCCGTCTCCATTATCTGGATGACCGCCTTCGGCTCCACAACCCTTCGCCAACATCAAACCCACCTCGAATACGAGCAAAAAGCCCAAAACACCGAACTACGCGACTCGCTTCAAGGTGAATACCTCCCCGAGTTCAACGTCGCAGTCAAAGGTGCAGACGGCAAGCTTCTCGAAAACCCAGACGGAACCTTCAAAACCGAAACCAAACAGCTTACCGCTGTCGAGTATCTTTCTTCCGACATCGTTACCGATGACAACACGCAAAAAATCTCAACCCTTCCCACCGTCCTCTTCGCCATGATTGATGGCATCTTCGAGTCTAAACTACTCGTCGTCATCGGTGCTGGCATCGCAACGCTCTGCATCATCCTTTTCTTCGTCACCTCCTCCGACTCCGCATCGATGGTCATCGACATCATCGCATCTGGCGGCAACCCCGACCCACCCGTCGGTACACGACTCTTCTGGGCTATCTCCGAAGGCCTCGTCGCCGCACTCCTCCTCGCCGCAGGCGGACTCAACGCCCTCCAAGCAGCCTCAATCATCGCCGCCCTTCCATTCTCAATTATCCTCCTCATGGCCGCATGGTCACTCTTCCGCACCCTAACCCGCGAAGAAGTCCCGCGCATCCACCAACCCCGAGCTCGCAAGCAATAA
- a CDS encoding RNA polymerase sigma factor, with protein MTQCALEEPRLAEKLTDEQLVANYRSGQTHCFEELIERYRQELFHFLIRFCGNRAAAEDIFQEAFLQIHLSADTFDITKRFKPWLFTIAANKARDYLRKNNRRQAASLSAMIDSSGDDSRSFVDLLEADIPIPDQNALDAEQSELVRELVQSMPDHLREVLTLAYFNQLAYKEIAEILAIPLGTVKSRLHSAVGTFSQLWKVRYKQRG; from the coding sequence ATGACGCAGTGCGCTCTTGAGGAACCACGATTGGCCGAGAAACTCACAGACGAGCAATTGGTTGCAAACTACAGATCCGGGCAAACCCATTGCTTCGAAGAACTTATCGAGCGCTATCGCCAGGAACTCTTCCATTTCCTCATCCGATTCTGCGGCAACCGCGCCGCCGCCGAGGACATCTTCCAGGAAGCCTTCCTCCAAATACACCTCTCAGCCGATACATTCGACATAACCAAACGATTTAAACCGTGGCTTTTTACAATTGCCGCGAACAAAGCACGGGATTACTTACGTAAGAATAACAGGCGACAAGCCGCCTCACTCTCCGCGATGATTGATTCGAGCGGGGATGACAGCCGGTCATTTGTGGATCTGCTCGAAGCAGATATCCCAATCCCGGATCAGAACGCACTGGACGCAGAACAAAGCGAATTGGTGCGTGAGCTCGTGCAATCGATGCCGGACCATTTACGGGAAGTCTTGACGCTGGCGTACTTTAACCAGCTTGCTTACAAAGAGATCGCGGAAATTCTAGCGATCCCCCTGGGGACGGTTAAGTCGAGATTGCATTCAGCAGTGGGAACATTCTCTCAGTTATGGAAGGTACGTTATAAACAACGAGGTTAG